From a single Arachis hypogaea cultivar Tifrunner chromosome 3, arahy.Tifrunner.gnm2.J5K5, whole genome shotgun sequence genomic region:
- the LOC140183497 gene encoding uncharacterized protein, with protein sequence MASQILNAFFDSGASHSFIAFEKASELELKIVVLGYDLKVYNATHEAMLDWLSKNHVLPDCSAKSVYFMSEDTEGPVVIPVVSEFLEVFPDDIEEFPPHREVEFAIELVLRTGPISIAPYRISPLEMAELKSQLEDLLVFMDYMSRIFCPSLDTFVVVFINDILVYSKIKEEHAEHLRTRFIKGFSQLALPLTNLTRKDAPFIWTSECEKSFQALKQKLTTMPVLVLPESNEPFKVYCDSSLKGLGCVLMQHRKVVAYASRQLRPNEVNYPTHDLELAAKELNMSQRRWMELLKDYDIELSYHPGKANVVADALNQKSLYASWMMLREEELFKAFKSLKINVQEVAGTLCLSQLQILNDFRSKLLKAHQNNDALSKVLPTIEQGKQWRVSEDQVGLWRFKGRSLCRMWELCGKIY encoded by the exons ATGGCGAGTCAAATTTTAAATGCCTTCTTTGATTctggagcatcacattcattcattgcatttgagaaggctAGTGAGTTAGAGTTGAAGATCGTAGTGTTAGGTTATGACCTGAAGGTGTATAATgccacccatgaagccatg TTGGACTGGTTGTCCAAGAACCACGTTCTACCCGACTGTTCTGCGAAATCAGTGTACTTTATGTCGGAAGATACGGAAGGGCCGGTTGTG ATTCCGGTTGTAAGTGAGTTTCTTGAAGTATTTCCTGATGACATTGAGGAATTTCCGCCTCATCGAGAGGTTGAATTTGCGATCGAATTGGTGCTGAGAACAGGGCCAATCTCGATTGCTCCTTATAGGATATCACCACTAGAGATGGCTGAGCTGAAATCTCAACTCGAGGATCTTCTGG tgtttatggattatatgagCAGGATCTTTTGTCCGTCTCTGGATacattcgttgttgtcttcattaatGACATATTGGTGTATTCCAAGATTAAAGAGGAACATGCGGAACATTTGAGGACC AGATTCATCAAAGGATTCTCACAATTGGCTTTGCCATTGACGAACTTAACCCGCAAGGACGCACCGTTTATTTGGACTTCCGAGTGTGAGAAGAGTTTCCAAGCGTTGAAGCAAAAGTTGACTACTATGCCTGTGTTGGTATTACCTGAATCAAATGAACCATTTAAGGTGTATTGCGATTCCTCACTAAAGGGTttggggtgcgtgctgatgcagcaccgGAAGGTGGTggcatacgcctcacggcagttGAGACCTAACGAGGTTAATTACCCGACGCATGACCTAGAActtgctgcg aaagaactTAATATGAgccagaggaggtggatggagttacTAAAGGATTACGATATTGAGTTGAGTTACCATCCGGGGAAGGCGAATGTCGTAGCGGATGCGCTAAATCAGAAATCACTGTATgcttcttggatgatgcttcgagAAGAGGAGTTGTTCAAGGCATTCAAGAGTCTAAAGATCAACGTTCAAGAAGTGGCTGGAACTCTGTGTTTGAGCCAATTGCAGATCTTAAATGATTTTAGAtccaaactcctgaaggctcatCAAAACAATGACGCGTTGTCGAAGGTGTTGCCGactattgagcaaggaaagcaGTGGAGAGTGTCCGAGGATCAAGTTGGATTATGGAGGTTCAAGGGtagatcattgtgccggatgtgggAACTTTGTGGCAAGATATATTGA